From Acidihalobacter aeolianus, a single genomic window includes:
- the iscU gene encoding Fe-S cluster assembly scaffold IscU — MAYSDKVIDHYENPRNVGSLDQVDTSVGTGMVGAPACGDVMKLQIKVNAAGVIEDAKFKTYGCGSAIASSSLLTEWVKGKTLAEAGEIKNTQIAEELALPPVKIHCSVLAEDAIKAAIADYQGKQNTQDHAQSA, encoded by the coding sequence ATGGCCTACAGCGACAAGGTGATCGACCACTACGAAAACCCCCGCAACGTGGGGAGCCTGGACCAGGTGGACACGAGCGTGGGCACCGGCATGGTGGGCGCCCCGGCCTGCGGCGACGTGATGAAGCTGCAGATCAAGGTCAACGCCGCGGGCGTGATCGAGGACGCCAAGTTCAAGACCTACGGCTGCGGCTCGGCGATCGCCAGCTCAAGCCTTCTGACCGAATGGGTCAAGGGCAAGACGCTGGCCGAGGCCGGCGAGATCAAGAACACCCAGATCGCCGAGGAACTGGCGCTGCCGCCGGTGAAGATCCACTGCTCGGTCCTCGCCGAGGACGCGATCAAGGCCGCCATCGCCGACTACCAGGGTAAACAAAATACCCAAGATCACGCTCAGTCCGCCTGA
- a CDS encoding IscS subfamily cysteine desulfurase, with amino-acid sequence MDAKERPIYLDYAATTPVDGRVAQLMCTYLTREGVYGNAASRSHAFGWEAEAAVENARAEVARLINADPKEIVWTSGATESDNLAIKGVMHFYARKGRHMVTSKTEHKAVLDTCRQLEREGCEVTYLDPEPNGLIDLGKLEAALREDTVLVSLMHVNNEIGVIQDLKAVSALTRARGILLHVDAAQSAGKVPLDVQALDIDLASLSGHKMYGPKGIGALYVRRKPRVRLEAQMHGGGHERGMRSGTLATHQIVGMGEAARLAREEMGADLERIRGLRDRLWAGVNDLEAVYLNGDLAHGYPGVLNVSFAYVEGESLLMALKELAVSSGSACTSASLEPSYVLRALGRDDELAHSSIRFSIGRYTTAEEIDYAVSLIRTAVNKLRELSPLWEMYQAGVDLKSIQWAAH; translated from the coding sequence TGAGGGCGTGTACGGCAATGCCGCATCGCGCAGCCACGCCTTCGGCTGGGAGGCCGAGGCGGCGGTGGAGAACGCCCGTGCCGAGGTGGCCCGCCTGATCAACGCCGATCCCAAGGAGATCGTGTGGACCAGCGGCGCGACCGAGTCGGACAACCTCGCGATCAAGGGCGTGATGCACTTCTACGCCCGCAAGGGCCGGCACATGGTCACCAGCAAGACCGAGCACAAGGCGGTGCTGGACACCTGCCGGCAGCTTGAGCGCGAGGGCTGCGAGGTGACCTATCTCGATCCCGAGCCGAACGGCCTGATTGATCTGGGCAAGCTCGAGGCGGCGCTGCGCGAGGACACCGTGCTGGTCTCGCTGATGCACGTCAACAACGAGATCGGCGTGATCCAGGACCTCAAGGCGGTAAGCGCGCTGACCCGTGCGCGGGGCATCCTGCTGCATGTGGATGCCGCGCAGTCCGCCGGCAAGGTGCCGCTGGACGTGCAGGCTCTGGACATCGACCTGGCCAGCCTCTCGGGGCACAAGATGTACGGCCCCAAGGGCATCGGTGCGCTGTACGTGCGGCGCAAGCCGCGGGTGCGCCTGGAGGCGCAGATGCACGGCGGCGGGCACGAGCGCGGCATGCGCTCCGGCACCCTGGCGACGCACCAGATCGTCGGCATGGGCGAGGCCGCCCGGCTGGCGCGCGAGGAAATGGGGGCCGACCTCGAACGCATCCGCGGCCTGCGCGACCGGCTGTGGGCCGGGGTCAACGACCTCGAGGCCGTCTATCTCAACGGCGACCTGGCGCACGGCTACCCCGGGGTCCTCAACGTCAGCTTTGCCTACGTGGAGGGCGAGAGCCTGCTGATGGCGCTCAAGGAACTGGCGGTCTCCTCTGGTTCGGCGTGCACCTCGGCGAGTCTCGAGCCGAGCTACGTGCTGCGCGCGCTGGGGCGCGACGACGAACTGGCGCATAGCTCCATCCGCTTCTCGATCGGCCGCTACACCACGGCCGAGGAGATCGACTATGCGGTCTCGCTCATCCGCACGGCGGTGAACAAGTTGCGTGAGCTCTCGCCGCTGTGGGAGATGTACCAGGCGGGCGTGGACCTCAAGAGCATTCAATGGGCCGCCCACTGA
- a CDS encoding transglutaminase TgpA family protein, whose protein sequence is MAYHASFYRLQASFAALALVLSSALPVWVVLSAIILLLYCAVALSRGWQNPPALVLAGFALAAVIGVALWFHTLNGAPAGVSLLLLVASIKTLECRARRDLIVVVLSGYLLTASVYLFGQGLPQVMFGLGNLLWLTSVLQQLHASAAATSLRRQLVTAGVRLLAAVPLMLFLFVLFPRIDGPLWGRMPNRHQAVTGLSDGMEPGIISQLVRSQAIAFRAHFSGPPPAPNTLYWRTYVLTRFNGLAWLPPAAGAGNRNGVQVHGQTTRYTLLLRPTGKRGIPVLGLPVSVPPGTRLMPGDTLKATGSADAIHSYVLTVATHGALLGADMRRSQLRRDLALPPHIAPQARVLAARWRREDPSPEAIVARAMRYIHDQPFYYTLTPPRLPGDITDRFLFSTRQGFCEDYASAFAVLMRAADIPARVVVGYMGGHWNNALDYYTVREADAHAWVEVWLPGRGWLRVDPTSAVAASRVEAGTAATATGGLAVTATGGWLAHWGRSLRRGWDTAGYLWDTWVVAFGPAEQRALLARLGLRTDWASLAAYLAAGFALIALSGLAWHTWKARGPRTRDPALRLYRRYLRRLRREQNLAPRPNEGALDFAQRAARIWPPHAQAAAVIALRYQEARYAPSSNEHLRQQRLLLLRRAVDGPLTSR, encoded by the coding sequence GTTTTATCGTTTGCAGGCTTCGTTCGCTGCTCTTGCGCTCGTACTGTCTTCCGCCCTGCCCGTCTGGGTGGTGCTCTCAGCCATCATCCTGTTGCTTTATTGCGCGGTTGCCTTGTCCCGCGGCTGGCAGAATCCGCCCGCCCTCGTCCTCGCCGGATTTGCCCTGGCGGCAGTGATCGGGGTGGCGCTGTGGTTTCATACCCTCAATGGCGCACCGGCTGGCGTTTCCCTGCTGCTGTTGGTCGCGAGCATCAAGACACTCGAATGCCGGGCACGGCGTGACCTGATCGTCGTCGTGCTCAGTGGATATCTGTTGACTGCCAGCGTGTACTTGTTTGGACAAGGCCTGCCGCAAGTAATGTTTGGCTTGGGGAATCTGCTCTGGCTTACCTCGGTGCTGCAGCAACTGCATGCGTCGGCCGCCGCAACCTCATTGCGCCGCCAACTCGTTACTGCCGGTGTACGGCTTCTCGCCGCAGTCCCGTTGATGCTCTTCCTGTTCGTGCTTTTCCCGCGCATCGACGGGCCGCTTTGGGGCCGCATGCCCAACCGCCATCAGGCTGTGACCGGCTTGAGCGACGGCATGGAACCGGGGATCATTTCCCAGCTCGTACGCTCGCAGGCCATCGCATTTCGCGCGCATTTCAGCGGACCGCCGCCCGCACCGAACACGCTCTACTGGCGAACCTACGTTCTGACCCGATTCAATGGACTTGCATGGTTGCCGCCTGCGGCAGGCGCCGGCAACAGGAATGGGGTACAGGTTCACGGGCAGACGACGCGTTACACCCTGCTGTTGCGTCCCACCGGCAAGCGGGGCATACCTGTGCTCGGCCTGCCGGTTTCCGTACCGCCCGGCACCAGACTCATGCCCGGCGATACCCTCAAGGCCACCGGGTCGGCCGACGCAATTCATAGCTATGTTCTGACCGTGGCGACCCATGGTGCGCTACTGGGTGCAGATATGCGGAGATCGCAGCTGCGTCGCGATCTAGCCCTGCCCCCCCACATTGCCCCTCAGGCGCGAGTCCTGGCGGCACGCTGGCGGCGTGAGGACCCTTCCCCCGAGGCGATCGTGGCCAGGGCGATGCGCTACATCCATGATCAGCCCTTCTACTACACGTTGACTCCGCCGCGTTTGCCGGGAGACATTACCGATCGCTTCCTGTTTTCCACCCGTCAAGGGTTCTGCGAGGATTACGCCAGTGCGTTCGCCGTATTGATGCGGGCTGCAGACATACCCGCGCGTGTCGTGGTCGGCTATATGGGTGGGCACTGGAACAATGCCCTGGACTACTACACCGTACGTGAAGCAGACGCACATGCCTGGGTCGAGGTCTGGTTGCCGGGGCGCGGCTGGCTGCGCGTCGATCCGACCTCCGCGGTGGCGGCTTCGCGCGTCGAGGCCGGCACCGCGGCGACAGCGACAGGCGGACTTGCCGTCACCGCCACGGGCGGCTGGTTGGCGCACTGGGGAAGATCGCTGCGACGTGGTTGGGATACGGCCGGTTACCTCTGGGACACCTGGGTGGTCGCCTTCGGCCCTGCCGAACAACGTGCGCTCCTGGCGAGGCTGGGTTTGCGCACCGACTGGGCCTCGCTGGCCGCCTATCTGGCCGCCGGTTTTGCCTTGATCGCTCTATCCGGTTTGGCTTGGCACACCTGGAAAGCCCGCGGCCCGCGTACCCGGGATCCGGCGCTGCGCCTCTACCGGCGTTATCTACGACGTCTCAGGCGCGAGCAGAACCTCGCACCGCGCCCTAACGAGGGTGCTCTGGATTTCGCGCAGCGTGCAGCCAGGATCTGGCCGCCACATGCACAGGCAGCAGCCGTCATCGCGTTGCGCTATCAGGAGGCACGCTATGCGCCATCTTCGAATGAACACCTGCGCCAGCAGCGCCTGCTTCTGCTGCGCCGGGCGGTCGACGGTCCGCTGACTTCGCGCTGA